One stretch of Micromonospora echinospora DNA includes these proteins:
- a CDS encoding glycosyl hydrolase family 18 protein, with the protein MRLGRGMTALLGGVALLAATAAALPATAATTTGAVGALVACDAPAWAEGVTWTAGSRATYAGRLYQALVTHTPPAGAGWNPAAVPALWTDLGACTGGTPSPSPTTRPPSPSPTVSPTRTPSPTPTVSSSPTTPGGDTCALRSRPAGKVLQGYWENWDGAANGVHPGLGWIPITDSRITGHGYNVVTAAFPVIRADGTVLWEDGMDAGVKVPTPAQVCQAKAAGLTVLLSIGGATAGIDLSSSAVADRFVATVVPILKRHNFDGIDIDIETGLTGSGNINQLSPSQANLIRIIDGVLAQMPAGFGLTMAPETAYVTGGSVTYGSIWGAYLPIIKKYADNGRLWWLNMQYYNGSMYGCAGDSYPAGTVAGFVAQTNCLDAGLVIQGTTVRVPLDRQVPGLPAQVGAGGGYMSPALVAQAWNPYQGRLKGLMTWSVNWDGSKGWTFGDNVRALQGR; encoded by the coding sequence ATGCGACTCGGACGCGGGATGACCGCACTGCTCGGTGGTGTCGCACTGCTCGCCGCCACCGCCGCCGCCCTGCCCGCCACCGCCGCCACCACGACCGGCGCCGTCGGCGCGCTCGTCGCGTGTGACGCGCCGGCCTGGGCCGAGGGCGTCACCTGGACCGCCGGCAGCCGCGCCACCTACGCCGGCCGGCTCTACCAGGCGCTCGTCACACACACCCCGCCGGCCGGCGCGGGCTGGAACCCGGCCGCCGTACCGGCGCTCTGGACCGACCTCGGCGCCTGCACCGGCGGCACGCCGTCGCCGAGCCCCACCACCCGGCCGCCGTCCCCGTCCCCGACCGTCTCCCCCACCCGGACGCCCTCCCCCACGCCGACCGTGTCGTCCAGCCCGACCACGCCGGGCGGCGACACCTGCGCGCTGCGGTCCCGGCCGGCCGGCAAGGTGCTGCAGGGCTACTGGGAGAACTGGGACGGCGCCGCCAACGGCGTGCACCCCGGCCTCGGCTGGATCCCGATCACCGACTCCCGGATCACCGGGCACGGCTACAACGTGGTCACCGCCGCGTTCCCGGTCATCCGCGCCGACGGCACAGTGCTCTGGGAGGACGGCATGGACGCCGGCGTCAAGGTGCCCACCCCGGCGCAGGTGTGCCAGGCCAAGGCCGCCGGACTGACAGTGCTGCTGTCCATCGGCGGCGCCACCGCCGGCATCGACCTCAGCTCCAGCGCGGTCGCCGACCGGTTCGTCGCCACCGTCGTGCCGATCCTCAAGCGGCACAACTTCGACGGCATCGACATCGACATCGAGACCGGCCTGACCGGCAGCGGGAACATCAACCAGCTCTCCCCCTCCCAGGCCAACCTGATCCGCATCATCGACGGGGTGCTGGCGCAGATGCCGGCCGGCTTCGGGCTCACCATGGCGCCGGAGACCGCGTACGTCACCGGCGGCAGCGTCACCTACGGCTCGATCTGGGGCGCGTACCTGCCGATCATCAAGAAGTACGCCGACAACGGGCGGTTGTGGTGGCTGAACATGCAGTACTACAACGGCTCGATGTACGGCTGCGCCGGTGACTCGTACCCGGCCGGCACGGTGGCCGGTTTCGTCGCCCAGACCAACTGCCTCGACGCCGGCCTGGTCATCCAGGGCACCACCGTCCGCGTCCCGCTCGACCGGCAGGTCCCCGGGCTGCCCGCGCAGGTCGGCGCCGGCGGTGGCTACATGAGCCCGGCGCTGGTTGCGCAGGCGTGGAACCCCTACCAGGGCCGCCTGAAGGGCCTGATGACCTGGTCGGTCAACTGGGACGGGTCGAAGGGCTGGACGTTCGGCGACAACGTCCGGGCCCTGCAGGGCCGCTGA
- a CDS encoding ROK family transcriptional regulator produces the protein MDARRTTVRDMRRANRSVLLTRIWLDGPLSRHELGQSTALSLASVSNLVGEMIAEGLVEEAGSVESDGGRPRVLLRVAPGYGYLVGADVGETRVQVELFDLSMTALAKAEYPITAADPDPERVAAHLRHGLAAVTEQAGVDPAAVLGFGVAVAGTVERAADAVVHAQTLGWDGVPLGAMLRAGTGVPVHVDNGAKTLGQAEMWFGAGRGVRHAVVALVGSGVGASVVADGVGYRGAHSSAGEWGHTTIVYGGRRCRCGNLGCLEAYVGAEAVLDRFRQANRGRPAPGADEETAFGELLRSTSGAAAKVIDETVGYLGAGVANLVNLFNPERVVLGGWAGLALGERHLPAIREATARHALRQPYAQTSIELCRLGPDAVAMGAATLPMTRLLRDGGVPRDPAARPSPAWRPGRRH, from the coding sequence GTGGACGCCAGACGCACCACGGTGCGCGACATGCGCCGGGCCAACCGGTCGGTCCTGCTGACCCGGATCTGGCTGGACGGCCCGCTCAGCCGCCACGAGCTGGGCCAGTCCACAGCGCTCAGCCTGGCCAGCGTCAGCAACCTGGTCGGCGAGATGATCGCCGAGGGACTGGTCGAGGAGGCCGGCTCGGTCGAGTCCGACGGCGGCCGCCCTCGCGTGCTGCTGCGCGTCGCGCCCGGCTACGGCTACCTGGTCGGCGCCGACGTCGGTGAGACCCGCGTCCAGGTGGAGCTGTTCGACCTGAGCATGACCGCGCTGGCCAAGGCGGAGTACCCGATCACCGCGGCCGATCCCGACCCCGAGCGGGTCGCCGCTCACCTGCGGCACGGCCTCGCCGCCGTCACCGAGCAGGCGGGCGTCGACCCGGCAGCGGTCCTCGGCTTCGGCGTCGCCGTGGCCGGCACCGTCGAACGCGCCGCCGACGCCGTGGTGCACGCCCAGACGCTCGGCTGGGACGGCGTCCCGCTCGGCGCGATGCTGCGCGCCGGCACCGGCGTACCGGTGCACGTGGACAACGGCGCGAAGACGCTCGGCCAGGCCGAGATGTGGTTCGGCGCCGGCCGGGGCGTCCGGCACGCGGTGGTCGCCCTGGTCGGCTCCGGCGTCGGCGCGAGCGTGGTCGCCGACGGCGTCGGCTACCGCGGCGCGCACAGCAGCGCCGGGGAGTGGGGCCACACCACCATCGTGTACGGGGGCCGCCGCTGCCGCTGCGGCAACCTCGGCTGCCTGGAGGCGTACGTCGGCGCGGAGGCGGTGCTGGACCGGTTCCGCCAGGCCAACCGGGGCCGCCCGGCGCCGGGCGCGGACGAGGAGACCGCCTTCGGTGAGCTGCTGCGCTCCACCAGCGGCGCCGCCGCGAAGGTGATCGACGAGACGGTCGGCTACCTGGGCGCCGGGGTGGCCAACCTGGTGAACCTGTTCAACCCGGAGCGGGTGGTGCTCGGCGGCTGGGCCGGGCTGGCCCTGGGCGAGCGGCACCTGCCCGCGATCCGCGAGGCCACCGCGCGGCACGCGCTGCGCCAGCCGTACGCACAGACCTCGATCGAGCTGTGCCGGCTCGGACCGGACGCGGTGGCGATGGGCGCGGCCACCCTGCCGATGACCCGGCTGCTGCGCGACGGCGGTGTGCCCCGCGACCCGGCCGCCCGGCCGTCCCCGGCGTGGCGGCCGGGCCGCCGGCACTGA
- a CDS encoding GH1 family beta-glucosidase — protein sequence MDTDLTRPSSVAGPDPIDTLPPTFRWGVATSSYQIEGAVAEDGRTPSIWDTFCRVPGAVVNGDHGDVACDHYHRMPQDVALIADLGMDTYRFSVAWPRVQPGGRGPANVAGLAFYDRLVDELLGRDVEPWVTLYHWDLPQELEDAGGWPNRDTAYRFADYAELVFAALGDRVRTWTTLNEPWCSAMLGYAYGDHAPGRRNLGDGIAAAHHLLLGHGLATRRLREAATAPIELGITLNLSTADPATDSAADRDAARAADGLGNRLYLDPVLRGEYPQDVIADLAAEGVEIPVRDGDLDVIAAPIEVLGVNFYFGQLHSGVDEQGRDRDDDGKPVRRVVRRDLPRTAMDWEIVPESFTELLVRLHRDYPGTPMVITENGAAFDDKPDADGFVADDDRVGYLAEHLRAVARARQAGADVRGYFAWSLLDNFEWAYGYDKRFGIVRVDYDTQRRVPKRSALWYRDTVRRVRGQR from the coding sequence ATGGACACCGACCTCACCCGCCCGTCGTCAGTCGCCGGTCCGGACCCGATCGACACGCTGCCGCCGACCTTCCGGTGGGGGGTGGCGACGTCGTCGTACCAGATCGAGGGCGCGGTGGCCGAGGACGGCCGCACGCCGTCCATCTGGGACACGTTCTGCCGGGTGCCCGGGGCGGTCGTCAACGGTGACCACGGCGACGTGGCGTGCGACCACTACCACCGGATGCCGCAGGACGTGGCGCTGATCGCGGACCTGGGGATGGACACGTACCGGTTCTCGGTGGCCTGGCCGCGGGTGCAGCCGGGCGGGCGCGGCCCGGCGAACGTGGCCGGGCTGGCCTTCTACGACCGGCTGGTGGACGAGCTGCTCGGCCGCGACGTCGAGCCGTGGGTGACGCTCTACCACTGGGACCTGCCGCAGGAGCTCGAGGACGCGGGCGGCTGGCCGAACCGGGACACCGCGTACCGGTTCGCCGACTACGCCGAGCTGGTCTTCGCCGCGCTCGGCGACCGGGTCCGCACCTGGACCACGCTCAACGAGCCGTGGTGCTCGGCGATGCTCGGGTACGCCTACGGCGACCACGCCCCGGGCCGGCGGAACCTCGGCGACGGTATCGCCGCGGCCCACCACCTGCTGCTCGGGCACGGGCTGGCCACGCGGCGGCTGCGCGAGGCGGCCACGGCGCCGATCGAGCTGGGCATCACGCTGAACCTGTCCACCGCCGACCCGGCCACCGACAGCGCGGCCGACCGGGACGCGGCGCGGGCCGCCGACGGGCTGGGCAACCGGCTCTACCTCGACCCGGTGCTGCGCGGGGAGTACCCGCAGGACGTGATCGCGGACCTGGCCGCCGAGGGCGTGGAGATCCCGGTGCGCGACGGCGACCTGGACGTCATCGCCGCCCCCATCGAGGTGCTGGGCGTGAACTTCTACTTCGGGCAGCTGCACTCCGGCGTGGACGAGCAGGGCCGCGACCGCGACGACGACGGCAAGCCGGTACGCCGGGTGGTGCGCCGCGACCTGCCACGTACCGCGATGGACTGGGAGATCGTGCCGGAGTCCTTCACCGAGCTGCTGGTGCGGCTGCACCGCGACTACCCGGGCACGCCCATGGTGATCACCGAGAACGGCGCCGCGTTCGACGACAAGCCGGACGCGGACGGGTTCGTCGCCGACGACGACCGGGTCGGCTACCTCGCCGAGCACCTGCGGGCGGTGGCCCGGGCCCGACAGGCCGGGGCGGACGTGCGCGGCTACTTCGCCTGGTCGCTGCTGGACAACTTCGAGTGGGCGTACGGCTACGACAAGCGGTTCGGCATCGTCCGGGTCGACTACGACACGCAGCGCCGCGTCCCCAAGCGCAGCGCGTTGTGGTACCGGGACACCGTGCGGCGGGTACGCGGCCAGCGCTGA
- a CDS encoding ABC transporter ATP-binding protein: protein MSDQVLEIRGLCVDYGIGADAVRAVRDVDLTLHRGEVLGLAGESGSGKSTLAYGLTRLLPPPGVVSGGQVIYHPADGPPVDVLTLSPAKLREFRWAETSIVFQGAMNSLNPVHKVSTQLLDVIRAHEPKTTAASRLTRAKDLLRLVGISADRLDSYPHQLSGGMRQRVMIAMALALEPQLVIMDEPTTALDVVMQRQILGQLAELRERLGFAVLFITHDLSLLVEFSDRIAIMYGGRIVEEAPAARLYREPLHPYTEGLLHSFPALHGPRRELTGIPGSPPDLRAMPSGCAFHPRCPKAFDGCDEQVPALGAPYVDDPARAVACHLHPAVAPLSR, encoded by the coding sequence ATGAGCGACCAGGTGCTGGAGATCCGCGGGCTGTGCGTCGACTACGGCATCGGCGCGGACGCCGTGCGCGCGGTCCGCGACGTCGACCTGACGTTGCACCGCGGCGAGGTGCTCGGCCTGGCCGGGGAGAGCGGCAGCGGCAAGTCCACGCTCGCGTACGGGCTGACCCGGCTGCTGCCCCCGCCCGGCGTGGTCAGCGGCGGTCAGGTGATCTACCACCCGGCCGACGGCCCGCCGGTCGACGTCCTCACGCTCAGCCCGGCGAAGCTGCGCGAGTTCCGCTGGGCGGAGACGTCGATCGTGTTCCAGGGCGCGATGAACTCGCTCAACCCGGTGCACAAGGTCTCCACCCAACTGCTCGACGTGATCCGGGCGCACGAGCCGAAGACCACCGCGGCGAGCCGGCTGACCCGCGCGAAGGACCTGCTGCGCCTGGTCGGCATCTCCGCCGACCGGCTGGACAGCTATCCGCACCAGCTCTCCGGCGGCATGCGGCAACGCGTCATGATCGCGATGGCGCTGGCGCTGGAGCCGCAGCTGGTCATCATGGACGAGCCGACCACCGCGCTGGACGTGGTGATGCAGCGGCAGATCCTCGGCCAGCTCGCCGAGCTGCGCGAACGCCTCGGCTTCGCGGTGCTGTTCATCACCCACGACCTGTCGCTGCTCGTCGAGTTCTCCGACCGCATCGCGATCATGTACGGCGGCCGGATCGTCGAGGAGGCGCCCGCCGCCCGGCTGTACCGGGAGCCGCTGCACCCGTACACCGAGGGGTTGCTGCACTCGTTCCCGGCGCTGCACGGGCCGCGCCGCGAGCTGACCGGCATCCCCGGCTCCCCGCCGGACCTGCGCGCCATGCCGTCCGGGTGCGCGTTCCATCCCCGCTGCCCGAAGGCGTTCGACGGGTGCGACGAGCAGGTGCCGGCGCTCGGCGCGCCGTACGTCGACGACCCGGCGCGGGCCGTCGCGTGCCATCTGCACCCGGCCGTCGCGCCCCTGTCCCGCTGA
- a CDS encoding ABC transporter permease gives MTLSPSSIEQVIPGQGAMAQPSARARRRRFRFVANGKAATGLAVLGVYVLLAVIGPWIAPYDPDARSADVLQAPSARHWFGTTHLGQDIFSQILVGARSVMVVGLTAGVLATILSILIGVTAGYLGGAADEGLSAVSNVFLVIPALPLIIIVTSLVDQASDTLVALIIGLTSWAWGARVLRAQTLSLRRRDYVEAARATGERTWRIIGFEILPNLTAIIASGFVGTVIFAVMSEITLAFIGVSSVSSWNWGTILFWAQGQQALAQGAWWWFVPAGLAIALLGTALALINFGIDEFVSPRLRTGGRTRIRTADGRTVAMRVGFTPVLAPVTATVPMQARDAADGQPADADQGGTRA, from the coding sequence ATGACACTCTCCCCGTCCAGCATCGAGCAGGTCATCCCCGGCCAGGGGGCGATGGCGCAGCCGTCGGCCCGGGCCCGCCGCCGCCGGTTCCGCTTCGTCGCCAACGGCAAGGCCGCGACCGGCCTGGCCGTCCTCGGGGTGTACGTGCTCCTGGCGGTGATCGGGCCGTGGATCGCGCCGTACGACCCGGACGCGCGCAGCGCCGACGTGCTCCAGGCGCCCTCGGCCCGGCACTGGTTCGGCACCACCCACCTCGGGCAGGACATCTTCAGCCAGATCCTGGTCGGCGCGCGCAGCGTGATGGTGGTGGGCCTGACCGCCGGCGTGCTCGCCACGATCCTGTCCATCCTGATCGGCGTGACCGCCGGCTACCTGGGCGGCGCGGCCGACGAGGGCCTGTCGGCCGTGTCGAACGTGTTCCTGGTGATCCCGGCGCTGCCGCTGATCATCATCGTCACGTCCCTCGTCGACCAGGCCAGCGACACGCTCGTGGCGCTCATCATCGGCCTCACGTCGTGGGCCTGGGGCGCGCGGGTGCTGCGCGCCCAGACGCTGTCGTTACGCCGCCGCGACTACGTCGAGGCCGCCCGGGCCACCGGCGAACGGACCTGGCGGATCATCGGCTTCGAGATCCTGCCCAACCTGACCGCGATCATCGCCTCCGGCTTCGTCGGCACTGTCATCTTCGCGGTGATGTCGGAGATCACCCTGGCGTTCATCGGCGTCTCGTCGGTCTCGTCGTGGAACTGGGGCACGATCCTGTTCTGGGCGCAGGGACAGCAGGCGCTCGCGCAGGGCGCCTGGTGGTGGTTCGTGCCGGCCGGGCTGGCCATCGCGCTGCTCGGCACCGCGCTCGCGCTGATCAACTTCGGCATCGACGAGTTCGTCAGCCCCCGGCTGCGCACCGGCGGCCGGACCCGGATCCGGACCGCCGACGGACGCACCGTCGCGATGCGCGTCGGGTTCACCCCGGTGCTCGCGCCGGTCACCGCCACCGTGCCGATGCAGGCACGCGACGCCGCCGACGGGCAGCCCGCCGACGCCGACCAGGGAGGGACGCGCGCATGA
- a CDS encoding ABC transporter permease: MRFLLQRVAFYLFTAWAAITLNFFIPRMVPGDPVQSLISRNQGRISADAIASLRVLFGLDSDRSLWEQYVAYWGQLLRGDLGMSFTFFPAPVSEVIGNSLPWTVGLVGVTTIVSFLLGTALGVGAGWRRGSWIDGLLPATTFLSSIPYFWLGLVAIALFAGPGSFFPSSGGYEPGLVPAFDAYFVPSAIQHSILPAATILVSSMSGWILSMRNMMVTVASEDYITVAHAKGLSERRVALSYAARNALLPNVSGFALSLGFIVGGTLLVEIVFSYPGLGFQLFQAVGSKDYPLMQGIFLIITISVLVANLLADVAYLLLDPRTRKS; this comes from the coding sequence GTGAGGTTCCTGCTGCAACGGGTGGCCTTCTACCTGTTCACCGCCTGGGCGGCGATCACGCTGAACTTCTTCATCCCGCGGATGGTGCCGGGCGACCCGGTGCAGTCGCTGATCTCCCGCAACCAGGGCCGGATCAGCGCCGACGCGATCGCGTCGCTACGGGTGCTGTTCGGGCTGGACTCCGACCGCTCGCTGTGGGAGCAGTACGTCGCCTACTGGGGGCAACTCCTGCGCGGCGACCTGGGGATGTCGTTCACGTTCTTCCCCGCCCCGGTGTCGGAGGTGATCGGGAACAGCCTGCCGTGGACGGTCGGCCTGGTCGGCGTCACCACGATCGTGAGCTTCCTGCTCGGCACCGCGCTGGGCGTCGGCGCGGGCTGGCGGCGCGGCTCCTGGATCGACGGGCTGCTCCCGGCCACCACGTTCCTCTCCTCGATCCCGTACTTCTGGCTGGGCCTGGTCGCCATCGCGCTGTTCGCCGGGCCGGGCAGCTTCTTCCCGTCCTCCGGCGGCTACGAGCCGGGCCTGGTGCCGGCGTTCGACGCGTACTTCGTGCCCAGCGCCATCCAGCACAGCATCCTGCCGGCGGCGACGATCCTGGTGTCGTCGATGAGCGGCTGGATCCTCAGCATGCGCAACATGATGGTCACGGTCGCCAGCGAGGACTACATCACAGTGGCGCACGCCAAAGGGCTCTCCGAGCGCCGGGTGGCGCTCAGCTACGCCGCGCGCAACGCGCTGCTGCCGAACGTCTCCGGGTTCGCGCTGTCGCTGGGCTTCATCGTCGGCGGCACGCTCCTCGTGGAGATCGTCTTCTCGTACCCGGGTCTGGGGTTCCAGCTCTTCCAGGCCGTCGGCTCGAAGGACTACCCGCTGATGCAGGGCATCTTCCTGATCATCACGATCTCGGTGCTGGTGGCGAACCTGCTCGCCGACGTGGCGTACCTGCTCCTCGACCCGCGGACCCGAAAGAGCTGA
- a CDS encoding ABC transporter ATP-binding protein, with translation MTLTESAPAPADEVVLEAVGLTKHFPVRRRLRDLLSRTPAVVHAVDDVSIELRRGRVTALVGESGSGKSTVARLLAQLYPRTGGDIRLHGRSTRVRGGRRFRAYVRRVQLILQDPFASLNPVHTVRYHLTRSLRIHGNAGTGPDGLDKALADLLTRVSLTPPERYLDAFPHELSGGQRQRVAIARALGADPEVLLADEPVSMLDVSIRLGVLNLLQDLKDRLNLAILYITHDIASARYFADETIVMYAGRMVEGGDSETVTQRPAHPYTRLLIESAPDPERITGAGGDGAAAGERGHGEPPSLIRPPTGCRFHPRCPAAMPRCATDLPPAIPVDDAPGHWAACWLFDAETFATEKAENAEQAGSEAAR, from the coding sequence ATGACGTTGACCGAGAGCGCACCAGCGCCGGCCGACGAGGTGGTGCTGGAGGCCGTCGGCCTGACCAAGCACTTCCCCGTCCGCCGGCGGCTGCGTGACCTTCTCTCCCGGACCCCGGCGGTGGTGCACGCCGTCGACGACGTATCGATCGAGTTGCGCCGTGGCCGGGTGACCGCGCTGGTCGGCGAGTCCGGCTCCGGCAAGTCCACAGTCGCCCGGCTGCTGGCCCAGCTCTACCCGCGCACCGGCGGCGACATCCGGCTGCACGGCCGCTCGACCCGGGTACGCGGCGGGCGCCGGTTCCGGGCGTACGTGCGGCGGGTGCAGTTGATCCTGCAGGACCCGTTCGCCTCGCTGAACCCGGTGCACACGGTCCGCTACCACCTGACCCGGTCGCTGCGCATCCACGGCAACGCCGGGACCGGGCCGGACGGGCTGGACAAGGCGCTCGCCGACCTGCTGACCCGGGTCAGCCTGACCCCGCCGGAGCGCTACCTCGACGCGTTCCCGCACGAGCTGTCCGGCGGGCAGCGCCAGCGCGTCGCGATCGCGCGGGCGCTCGGCGCGGACCCGGAGGTGCTGCTTGCCGACGAGCCGGTGTCGATGCTGGACGTCTCGATCCGCCTGGGCGTGCTCAACCTGCTCCAGGACCTCAAGGACCGGCTCAACCTGGCGATCCTCTACATCACCCACGACATCGCCTCGGCCCGCTACTTCGCCGACGAGACGATCGTCATGTACGCCGGGCGGATGGTCGAGGGCGGCGACAGCGAGACGGTCACCCAGCGGCCGGCCCACCCGTACACCCGGTTGCTGATCGAATCGGCACCGGACCCGGAGCGGATCACCGGCGCGGGCGGCGACGGCGCGGCGGCCGGTGAGCGGGGCCACGGCGAGCCGCCGAGCCTGATCCGCCCGCCCACCGGCTGCCGGTTCCACCCGCGTTGCCCGGCGGCGATGCCGCGCTGCGCCACCGACCTGCCGCCGGCCATCCCGGTCGACGACGCGCCCGGGCACTGGGCCGCGTGCTGGCTGTTCGACGCCGAGACCTTCGCGACGGAGAAGGCGGAGAACGCGGAGCAGGCCGGATCGGAGGCGGCCCGGTGA
- a CDS encoding ABC transporter substrate-binding protein translates to MRRRQLLALALAGAMVTTAAACGDSPNANKKSGQAATVLSVGMPNGPQAENNNPFLTTSAAASLGYRWQIYEPLMMWNPVKPAEPFKPWLATKAEWSSDYKSVKVTIRENATWSDGQKVTAEDVAFTYNLVKKFPAINDQGVPYTDAVASGNEVTISMASPQFVNQQKVLWRVPIVPKHLWEKIADPATDPVKQPVGSGPYTLKSFTPASMTLAVRDSGYWQDLPKVKELRYTSYTDNSAQTTALANGEAEWSFVFIPNYQTVFVAKDQKNHKMWAPPVLGIHGLYLNTTKKPFDDPTLRKAMNMVIDRADIFTTAEAGYFHPEVKSVTGLPSPAGDSFIAPEYKGQEHKVDVEGAKALLTGAGYKLDGNTLKDKSGKAVTIRLTDPAGWSDYQTSLEIVKGNLAKIGIAATVDKANQDAWFRNVEQGNFEATFRWTESGATPYDIYRTIMDGRVLKPIGTASPAGNFGRFQSKEATDALVSYANATDDATRATALATLQKIFVEQMPMIPVGADNIGGAYSTKNWVGWPDDSNPYGALQPTQPNAVDVVLHLKPANG, encoded by the coding sequence ATGAGAAGACGGCAACTCCTCGCCCTCGCGCTGGCCGGCGCGATGGTCACCACCGCCGCCGCGTGCGGCGACAGCCCGAACGCGAACAAGAAGAGCGGCCAGGCCGCGACGGTGCTGAGCGTCGGCATGCCCAACGGCCCGCAGGCCGAGAACAACAACCCGTTCCTCACCACCTCGGCCGCCGCCTCGCTGGGCTACCGGTGGCAGATCTACGAGCCGCTGATGATGTGGAACCCGGTCAAGCCGGCCGAGCCGTTCAAGCCGTGGCTGGCCACCAAGGCCGAGTGGTCGTCGGACTACAAGTCGGTGAAGGTGACCATCCGCGAGAACGCGACCTGGTCGGACGGGCAGAAGGTCACCGCCGAGGACGTCGCGTTCACCTACAACCTGGTGAAGAAGTTCCCGGCCATCAACGACCAGGGTGTGCCGTACACCGACGCCGTCGCCAGCGGCAACGAGGTCACCATCTCGATGGCCAGCCCGCAGTTCGTCAACCAGCAGAAAGTGCTGTGGCGGGTGCCGATCGTGCCCAAGCACCTGTGGGAGAAGATCGCCGACCCGGCCACCGACCCGGTGAAGCAGCCGGTCGGCAGCGGCCCGTACACGCTCAAGTCGTTCACCCCGGCGAGCATGACGCTCGCGGTACGCGACAGCGGCTACTGGCAGGACCTGCCGAAGGTGAAGGAGCTGCGGTACACCTCCTACACCGACAACAGCGCGCAGACCACCGCGCTCGCGAACGGCGAGGCGGAGTGGAGCTTCGTCTTCATCCCGAACTACCAGACCGTGTTCGTGGCCAAGGACCAGAAGAACCACAAGATGTGGGCGCCCCCGGTGCTCGGCATCCACGGTCTCTACCTGAACACCACGAAGAAGCCGTTCGACGACCCGACGCTGCGCAAGGCCATGAACATGGTGATCGACCGGGCGGACATCTTCACCACCGCCGAGGCCGGCTACTTCCACCCCGAGGTCAAGAGCGTGACCGGTCTGCCGAGCCCGGCCGGTGACTCGTTCATCGCGCCCGAGTACAAGGGCCAGGAGCACAAGGTCGACGTCGAGGGCGCCAAGGCGCTGCTCACCGGCGCCGGCTACAAGCTGGACGGCAACACGCTGAAGGACAAGAGCGGGAAGGCCGTCACGATCCGGCTGACCGACCCGGCCGGCTGGTCGGACTACCAGACCAGCCTGGAGATCGTGAAGGGCAACCTGGCGAAGATCGGCATCGCGGCGACCGTCGACAAGGCCAACCAGGACGCCTGGTTCCGCAACGTCGAGCAGGGCAACTTCGAGGCCACGTTCCGGTGGACCGAGAGCGGCGCCACGCCGTACGACATCTACCGGACCATCATGGACGGCCGCGTGCTGAAGCCGATCGGCACCGCCTCCCCGGCGGGCAACTTCGGCCGGTTCCAGAGCAAGGAGGCCACCGACGCGCTGGTGTCGTACGCCAACGCCACCGACGACGCCACCCGCGCCACCGCGCTGGCCACGCTGCAGAAGATCTTCGTCGAGCAGATGCCGATGATCCCGGTCGGCGCGGACAACATCGGCGGCGCGTACAGCACGAAGAACTGGGTCGGCTGGCCGGACGACTCGAACCCGTACGGCGCGCTCCAGCCCACCCAGCCCAACGCGGTGGACGTGGTGCTGCACCTCAAGCCGGCCAACGGCTGA